In Pirellulales bacterium, one DNA window encodes the following:
- a CDS encoding sugar phosphate isomerase/epimerase family protein: MKWAICNETFVDWPHQRAFEFAAECGYTGIEIAPFTLGSDVRAIDAAMRSQTRMLAERAGLEVVGLHWLLAKTSGLHLTSPDAEVRRRTGDYLADLAHLCRDLGGSILVLGSPQQRNLLPGVSPAEGTAHAQEVIERALPALEETGTVLGIEPLSAADGNFLLTAAEGAELVRRLGSPHCRLHLDCKAMSSETEFGKTLPIPELIRRHRADLVHFHANDPNLRGPGFGELDFKPILAALNETGYDGWVSVEVFDYSPGPERLARESIDYLCRSTVPPH; the protein is encoded by the coding sequence ATGAAATGGGCCATCTGCAACGAAACGTTCGTCGATTGGCCGCACCAGCGGGCGTTTGAATTCGCTGCCGAGTGCGGCTACACCGGCATCGAGATCGCGCCGTTTACGCTCGGCAGCGACGTGCGTGCAATTGACGCAGCGATGCGATCACAGACTCGCATGCTCGCCGAGCGCGCGGGGCTCGAAGTCGTCGGCCTGCACTGGCTATTGGCGAAAACCAGCGGACTGCATCTAACTTCACCGGACGCGGAAGTGCGGCGTCGAACCGGCGATTATCTGGCTGATCTGGCCCACCTGTGCCGCGATTTGGGCGGAAGCATCCTTGTGCTCGGCTCGCCGCAGCAGCGCAATTTGCTGCCGGGCGTGTCGCCAGCCGAAGGAACCGCGCATGCCCAAGAGGTGATCGAGCGGGCGCTGCCGGCATTGGAAGAGACCGGCACTGTGCTCGGCATCGAACCGCTCTCCGCGGCCGACGGCAATTTCCTGCTCACCGCGGCCGAGGGGGCCGAACTGGTGCGCCGCCTCGGCTCACCCCATTGCCGGCTGCACCTTGATTGCAAAGCGATGTCGAGCGAGACCGAATTCGGCAAGACACTTCCAATCCCCGAATTGATCCGCCGCCATCGGGCCGATCTGGTGCATTTCCACGCCAACGACCCGAATCTGCGCGGCCCCGGTTTCGGCGAGTTGGATTTCAAGCCGATCTTGGCGGCTTTGAACGAGACCGGCTACGACGGCTGGGTGTCGGTCGAAGTGTTCGACTACTCGCCGGGACCCGAGCGGCTGGCCCGAGAAAGCATCGACTATCTATGCCGCTCGACCGTCCCGCCACACTAG
- a CDS encoding 4Fe-4S binding protein — protein sequence MAKQGPRKKLPKELAVINADNCTGCEACIEVCPVDCIIKIQQFGNMPNMQSWCQIDLERCVGCEVCVHIPQKKSNPYELTVCPWDAIEMVPTELVAQSVAQIGGPPNYIYENWDRLVGTAQYLAEMKASAG from the coding sequence ATGGCCAAGCAAGGGCCACGAAAGAAATTGCCGAAGGAGTTGGCGGTTATTAACGCCGACAACTGCACCGGTTGCGAGGCCTGTATCGAGGTCTGCCCTGTCGATTGCATCATCAAGATTCAGCAGTTTGGCAATATGCCGAACATGCAGAGTTGGTGCCAGATCGATCTGGAGCGCTGCGTAGGCTGCGAGGTGTGCGTGCATATCCCGCAGAAAAAATCGAATCCCTACGAACTGACCGTTTGCCCCTGGGACGCGATCGAAATGGTGCCGACCGAATTGGTCGCTCAATCGGTGGCCCAGATCGGCGGTCCGCCCAACTATATCTATGAGAATTGGGACCGCCTGGTTGGCACCGCCCAATATCTGGCCGAAATGAAAGCCAGCGCCGGCTGA